A section of the Geoalkalibacter ferrihydriticus DSM 17813 genome encodes:
- the rpsJ gene encoding 30S ribosomal protein S10, with translation MPSQKIRIRLKAYDHKLLDLSVSEIVDTAKRTGARVAGPIPLPTVINKYCVLRGPHVDKKSREQFEIRTHKRLLDILEPTQQTVDALMKLDLSAGVDVEIKL, from the coding sequence ATGCCCAGCCAGAAAATTAGAATTCGTCTTAAGGCTTACGATCATAAACTGCTTGATCTTTCTGTATCGGAAATCGTCGACACCGCCAAGCGGACTGGTGCGCGGGTTGCCGGGCCGATCCCTCTGCCCACGGTCATTAATAAGTATTGTGTTTTGCGTGGACCCCACGTGGACAAAAAAAGCCGGGAGCAGTTTGAGATTCGCACCCATAAGCGACTTCTCGATATCCTTGAGCCGACACAGCAGACTGTTGATGCGCTCATGAAGCTCGACCTCTCGGCCGGCGTCGATGTCGAAATCAAGCTTTAA